The Brachyspira hyodysenteriae ATCC 27164 genome includes a window with the following:
- a CDS encoding CAP domain-containing protein: protein MNNILINVIIIIICSFNFLLAQNYNDDINSMLRIFNEIRDNENLYSFEIDDRLNSIADTRSKELAINFSHIRPNNTKYDELLYENRIIVFSSDENIAYRFKNAETVASYWMNSNKYKVNILSNKFTHIGVAHYAINGEDFWVVIFAQLRR from the coding sequence ATGAATAATATTTTAATAAATGTAATTATTATCATCATATGCAGTTTTAATTTTTTACTTGCACAAAATTATAATGATGATATTAATTCTATGCTGAGAATATTTAATGAAATAAGGGATAATGAGAATTTATACTCATTTGAAATTGATGATAGATTAAACAGTATTGCTGATACTAGATCAAAAGAGCTTGCTATCAATTTTTCACATATAAGACCTAATAATACAAAGTATGATGAATTGCTTTATGAAAATAGGATAATTGTTTTTTCATCTGATGAAAATATAGCTTACAGATTTAAAAATGCTGAAACAGTTGCTAGTTATTGGATGAATTCTAATAAATATAAGGTTAATATCTTAAGCAATAAATTTACCCATATAGGAGTGGCTCATTATGCTATTAATGGAGAGGATTTTTGGGTAGTTATATTTGCTCAATTGAGAAGGTAA
- the hflX gene encoding GTPase HflX encodes MNNDNLKKAYIIFVTDSRQYRNSKINIDNILNELAMLCDTAGYEVVNKYSFIQPKITAGTYIGTGKLESLKESATIDNVEYFIFDNELSGSQVNAIEEGSNITALTRTEIILEIFALRAKTMTAKMQVELAFLEFEYPRLKGKRTNLSQIKGGIGLRGGAGEKQLEYDRRRARERIHKLKSQLSKVEKSASTGRKGRENTFRIAIVGYTNAGKSTLFNLLCKESVYVEDKLFATLDTHTRKLYLTDDTPVEVIISDTVGFIDRLPHTLVASFKSTLSEVVEADLLLHLSDASDENIEEKLLHVESIIKEIDASHIKRIVIFNKSDSIDEVQKNKILTSYDDAIFISAKNNTNIELLRKKILDTILELNNN; translated from the coding sequence TGAATAATGATAATCTAAAAAAAGCGTATATAATATTTGTAACAGACAGCAGACAATATAGAAACAGCAAAATAAATATAGATAATATTCTAAATGAACTTGCTATGCTATGCGATACTGCTGGTTATGAAGTTGTAAATAAATATTCATTCATACAGCCTAAAATAACAGCAGGAACTTATATTGGCACAGGAAAATTGGAAAGTTTAAAAGAAAGTGCCACCATTGATAATGTAGAATATTTTATATTTGATAATGAGCTTAGCGGTTCTCAGGTAAATGCTATAGAAGAAGGCTCTAATATAACGGCTCTCACAAGAACAGAAATAATATTAGAAATATTTGCATTACGTGCTAAAACTATGACAGCAAAGATGCAGGTGGAATTAGCTTTTTTAGAATTTGAATATCCAAGATTAAAAGGTAAAAGAACTAATCTAAGCCAAATAAAAGGAGGTATAGGATTAAGAGGCGGAGCCGGAGAAAAACAGCTTGAATATGACAGAAGAAGAGCAAGAGAGCGTATACATAAATTAAAATCTCAATTAAGCAAAGTAGAAAAATCTGCAAGTACAGGAAGAAAAGGAAGAGAAAATACTTTTAGAATAGCAATAGTTGGATACACTAATGCAGGAAAAAGTACATTATTTAATCTGCTTTGCAAAGAATCTGTTTATGTTGAAGATAAATTATTTGCAACATTAGATACCCATACTAGAAAATTATATTTAACAGATGATACTCCTGTTGAAGTTATAATAAGCGATACTGTAGGATTCATAGACAGACTTCCGCATACTTTAGTTGCTTCATTTAAATCTACATTATCCGAAGTTGTTGAAGCGGATTTACTTCTGCATTTATCAGATGCAAGCGATGAAAATATAGAAGAAAAGCTTTTGCATGTAGAAAGCATAATAAAAGAAATAGATGCTTCTCATATAAAAAGAATAGTGATATTTAATAAATCTGACAGCATAGATGAAGTACAAAAAAATAAAATATTAACTTCTTATGATGATGCAATTTTTATAAGTGCAAAAAATAATACAAATATAGAATTATTAAGAAAGAAAATACTAGACACTATATTAGAATTAAATAATAATTAA
- a CDS encoding ROK family transcriptional regulator, with protein sequence MKRLKAKNLKEQNYIDIVKLLKIGNYSRADLAYNLELSKASISVLVEDLINMGIIYEKCDGESSSLGGKKPILLDINKNIGYFIAIHFRREFCNIAIVNLENEIIEECSLNVNINDDYKITFNPIIKKIKELKNKYKNKKIFSIGISVPGKISKKNNNMLVDCMGIPEWKNIPLKEYIEQNTDIDVIIDRYACAMLTYGMLEEMKKSMPIQTSSVYVYLGNWIGVSVSNNGSILYGTHDTAANYSHTIVTDSNYICMCGKKGCWESVASINAFMKELQSKSNKYKNVSYEEIIKNHINDDIVIETYKKFSAYWVSIGIYNIVNTFDPETIFIGGEMLYLGDDFINEIKNNIKNKYNSYNFLTEINFINNFKDIEIYAAASVAIYDFYNYNLYKYLSK encoded by the coding sequence ATGAAAAGATTAAAAGCAAAGAATTTAAAAGAACAAAATTATATTGATATAGTAAAATTATTAAAAATAGGAAATTATTCAAGAGCTGATTTAGCTTATAATTTGGAATTAAGCAAAGCAAGTATATCTGTATTAGTAGAGGATTTAATTAATATGGGTATAATATATGAGAAATGTGATGGAGAATCATCTTCTCTTGGCGGTAAAAAACCTATATTATTAGATATAAATAAAAACATAGGATATTTTATAGCAATTCATTTTAGGAGAGAATTTTGTAATATTGCTATAGTTAATTTAGAAAATGAAATTATAGAAGAATGTTCATTAAATGTAAATATAAATGATGATTATAAAATAACATTTAATCCAATAATTAAAAAGATTAAAGAATTAAAAAATAAATATAAAAACAAAAAAATATTTTCTATAGGAATATCTGTACCTGGTAAAATAAGTAAAAAAAATAATAATATGCTCGTAGATTGTATGGGAATACCTGAATGGAAAAATATACCATTAAAAGAATATATAGAACAAAATACTGATATAGATGTTATAATAGATAGATATGCATGTGCTATGCTAACATACGGTATGCTTGAAGAGATGAAAAAATCTATGCCTATACAAACTTCTTCCGTATATGTTTATTTGGGAAATTGGATTGGTGTATCTGTTTCTAATAATGGATCAATTTTATACGGAACTCATGATACAGCTGCTAACTATTCTCATACTATAGTAACTGATTCTAATTATATTTGTATGTGCGGTAAAAAAGGCTGTTGGGAATCTGTTGCTAGTATAAATGCTTTTATGAAAGAACTTCAAAGTAAAAGCAATAAATATAAAAATGTAAGTTATGAAGAAATTATTAAAAATCATATTAATGATGATATTGTAATTGAAACTTATAAGAAATTTTCGGCTTATTGGGTATCAATAGGAATATATAATATAGTTAATACTTTTGACCCTGAGACTATATTTATAGGCGGAGAAATGCTTTATTTAGGTGATGATTTTATCAATGAAATAAAAAATAATATTAAAAATAAATACAATTCATATAACTTCCTTACAGAAATAAATTTTATCAATAATTTTAAAGATATAGAAATATATGCAGCTGCTTCTGTAGCTATATATGATTTTTATAATTATAATCTTTATAAATATTTATCTAAGTAA
- a CDS encoding DNA adenine methylase, with protein MITNTEENIKDKYLKENLIAYIGNKRRLLSFIENTISGILEEDGNIKTALDLFAGSGSVSRLLKTLDLEVYSNDWEYYSYILNYAHLSINEEELSNMFIHTGGAENTINMINNIKYIDDDDRYISKYYAPSNDENPDLINERLFYTHYNAERIDIIRHNIEMLYKNKVINQKEYYYLIASIIYESATHTNTSGVFKAFHAGFGGRNKDALHRIMAPISLKPIPLYNGKKCYVSMEDANKFVIKNKDKHFDLVYLDPPYNQHQYGSNYHLLNTIALWDKPAINKNIYINGKKTDKGGIRKDWVKTKSMYCYKKTAKDTLINLLDNIDSKHIVMSYSTDGIIEYDDLISILENRGKLDIVTSEYTKYRGAKRSIVNKTKNIEYLFVLDTSKTNYSSVNKKLRYIDNIRLKMDSPLDCSKDNLIFDYDKDDVIVLNLKYSVHIINKDEICDKLKNKSLEYIKMFSIFLDKYIKEDNISALKIYFYHINAAILANDIRLIKYFGEYILQVYSRLCSRKSNEYIIDITNSILDILSYSNDEISIISRIKQRIIYNIKHSNISEINKNKLLIRLEK; from the coding sequence ATGATAACTAATACTGAAGAAAATATTAAAGATAAATATTTAAAAGAAAATTTGATAGCATATATTGGAAATAAGAGAAGACTGCTTTCATTTATAGAAAATACTATTTCTGGAATTTTAGAAGAGGATGGTAATATAAAAACTGCATTGGATTTATTTGCAGGAAGCGGAAGTGTTTCAAGACTTTTAAAAACTTTAGATTTAGAAGTTTATTCTAATGATTGGGAATATTATTCTTATATTTTAAACTATGCTCATTTATCGATTAATGAAGAAGAGCTCTCTAATATGTTTATTCATACAGGCGGGGCAGAGAATACAATAAATATGATTAATAATATTAAATATATAGATGATGATGACAGATATATATCAAAATATTATGCTCCTTCAAATGATGAAAATCCTGATTTAATAAATGAAAGACTTTTTTATACTCATTACAATGCTGAAAGAATTGATATTATAAGACATAATATAGAAATGCTTTATAAAAATAAAGTAATAAATCAAAAAGAATATTATTATTTGATAGCTTCAATTATATATGAATCAGCTACGCATACAAATACTTCAGGAGTTTTTAAAGCATTTCATGCAGGTTTCGGAGGAAGGAATAAAGATGCATTGCATAGAATAATGGCTCCTATATCATTAAAGCCAATACCTTTATATAATGGCAAAAAATGTTATGTAAGTATGGAAGATGCAAATAAGTTTGTTATTAAAAATAAAGATAAGCATTTTGATTTGGTATATTTAGATCCTCCATATAATCAGCATCAATATGGAAGTAATTATCATTTACTTAATACTATAGCTTTATGGGATAAGCCTGCAATTAATAAGAATATATATATAAACGGTAAAAAAACAGATAAAGGCGGAATTAGAAAAGATTGGGTAAAAACTAAATCAATGTACTGTTATAAAAAAACAGCAAAGGATACTTTAATAAATTTATTAGATAATATAGATTCTAAGCATATAGTTATGAGTTATTCTACTGACGGAATAATAGAGTATGATGATTTAATTTCAATACTTGAAAATAGAGGTAAATTAGATATTGTTACTTCTGAATATACTAAATACAGAGGTGCTAAAAGATCTATAGTTAATAAAACCAAAAATATAGAATATTTATTTGTATTAGATACTTCAAAAACAAATTACAGCAGTGTTAATAAAAAATTAAGATACATAGACAATATAAGATTGAAAATGGACAGTCCTTTGGATTGTTCTAAAGATAATCTAATATTTGATTATGATAAAGATGATGTTATAGTATTAAATTTAAAATATTCTGTTCATATAATAAATAAAGATGAGATATGTGATAAACTTAAAAATAAAAGTTTAGAATATATAAAAATGTTTTCTATTTTTTTGGATAAATACATTAAAGAAGATAATATCAGTGCATTGAAGATTTATTTTTATCATATTAATGCAGCCATACTTGCTAATGATATAAGGCTTATAAAATATTTTGGTGAATATATATTGCAAGTTTACAGCAGATTATGTTCAAGAAAATCAAATGAATATATTATTGATATTACAAATAGTATTTTAGATATTTTATCATATTCAAATGATGAAATAAGCATTATTTCTAGAATAAAACAGAGAATTATTTATAATATAAAACATTCTAATATTTCCGAAATTAATAAAAATAAATTACTTATTAGACTTGAAAAATAA